Sequence from the Triplophysa rosa linkage group LG22, Trosa_1v2, whole genome shotgun sequence genome:
TTGGACATTTATTGGCAGCACCTCCTGATGGATGTGGAGAAGATCCAGAACTCCCTCAATCTTTAAAGGTTCCTCCTTTAGCTCAGGCCACGTGCTGACCAGACTTCTCAAGTCTCCACACATCCCATAAcctacacacaaaaatataaacatgctAGCAAATTAGCaaaacaccattttattttattttatatgcaaATCTACAAATAGAAAAAGACCCTTAGGGCTGCTCACCCAGTTTGAGGATGTTCTTGTGTAAAAGCAGCGCTCTGATAAAGCCCACTGTGGCACTATGCTGACTGATGTCATGAGCACACAGGTCCAACAGAAACACATGTCCCTGCATGGCCAGCTGGATCAGAGCCACATGCTGAGAGGGTATGGTGCCAAAACAAGCTCTCCATTCCATGTCCACTCCCACCACAAAGCCATCCTGAAGAGGAATAAGCAGGAAAAAACGTTACttgaacttaaaataaaaaagattttgacCAAATGACTTGAGgtatttataattcaaacaCAGGTCATGTTTACCTTTAAGACCGCCTCTTTGCACCGCTCAAGTTCATCTAATGTCTTTACAAAGTGGATGTTTTCTCTGGCCAGGGGGAACTGGTAGTATTTTTGCTGATCAGAATGAGGGGGCATCCAGGACTCAGATGGGGCGCTCACAGAATTAATTTCTCTGTGACAGaaatacacaaatatttgtGAGAGTGAGGGTCACTGTATATCAGTGTACGAAGCATTCAATTTAATACTTACAGCTGCTTGGGGGAGAGGCTTTGAATCTTGTCCCACACCCCGATGGGAAGCCTGTTTCTGGGTATGGCGTAATGCGCGGACCACTGGGCAGCGGTCTGGAGGCTGCAATGTTTAACCAACAGCTGCAACAACTGAACCTGCAGCTCTGTGTGACCTTCAACCATTGCCTAAGatcaaacacacccacattcaattcaaaATCAACACAATTTTATTCGAGGGAACGGTACTAGGGCAGGGACGCTAACTTGCCACCTTTTGGCGAAATTCGCCGTTTTGGATCCAAAATGGGTCATTATTGTGATTCGTCTAGATCCGatgagtttttgaaaatgaGGGGTGTCTGTGAGTCTTTGGACGGGGTCACAGTGAATGAAATTATGAGAATCATGTGCAGATGTTGTGGTAATGATGTCAAATCACTAGCCAatttgtgggttttgttttgaatgCTGTGCAGAATGAGCGCACATACTCAACTCATGAATCAATATAAGTTGTGGTCGAATTGCGCAGCACCTGTGCATTTCTGACTTACTTCAACACAACTGTCACTAAGCAACAGGTAAAGGTGCGCTGGTTTGTTTGCCTTGAAAGAAATGGAGCAGACCCAAGAAACATAATATGGGGTAAGTGCGTTAAAACACCTTGACAACTGCTATCCCTGCATTTACGGAGACGCTCTGATGTGTAAAAGGAATTGTACTGGACAACTAGTTGTCTGTCACATCACCCGTCACTCCCTGTAATGTTAAATGTGCTAATAAGTGCACGGAGTTGGCGGTAAACTGCTTCTTAATGTTTTGCTCTGTCGATCTATCTACACATTAGCTGCGCTACAGTATGTGCTAGTCTACAAGCGTTCATAGACGCCACAATGCAATGCCAGATTTCTAAATGCATTGGAGGTCTCGCATCATTGTCACCTTTTTTCACCACGATGAGTTTGCCTCCCTGCTAGGGGCGTTGCTTGGAAGTTGCGGATGGTTGCCAAACAAGTTGTATGCCAAACTTTGGTATTTAGGGGTAGGGTTTAAGCCTTAAGCATGAACAACgtgtatctttttttttctgttgaacatttaggaaagcaaacagttctggtgcacttttgactaccatttacatttttcctactatggtagtcaatgatgccccagaaatgtcagttgctaacatttttccaaatatctttctttgtgtccaacaaacaaagacatttttatatgtttggaacaactagatggtgagcaattcatgacagaatattcatttttgggtgaactgtcccttgaaCATGTTGAAATGTTAAGTCAACCCAAAAATAGTAACTACCTGAACATGATCTCTCCAGTTGTCTTCAGACATTGATTTCTGTCAGATCAAGAGAAAGACACATCACAAAAAGACATTGAAATGATAGAATAAGCCAACATCACAATAAAGTGTGCACCATGGTCATAATATAACActtacagaaagagaacatgtCATAGCATCCACAAAGAAAATCAGATTGAACGACAAGGACTAACTTTTATCTTTTAAAGTTATCATCTTATAAAGACAATATTCGCCTGcatttataatgtattttacCTTAGTAATGTTACATATTTCACAAGAAAACAGGAAGTAATGTCGAGTGATAATACCAAGTACAATGAAAGCGGTTACATAAGAcaagtttttaaaaacagaaatgtgtcaCGCTgtgaaatacacaaaaaaaaatcagaaactGGAGTTCTCACCTCTCCGAATGTCTTGTACATAAGAAATCTCAGTGAGTCCAGCTTTCTCTTGTAGACCGAATTCAGGCACATACCTTCAGTTAAATGAGACATGTTTGTAAGGTAAAATTCCATTTGCAGATATTTACCACGCACCACATGAATGATGAAAAACATGGAGCTACGGCACACAATGTGACTTACTAGGGTCGATGCAGAATTTTTCCATCAGCCTGAAGACGTGTTTGCTGAGGAGTTTGGGCTGAATCTGATCCGTCTGATGCTTGGAGAGAACCAGCTGTGGGTACTGActgcaaccaaacaacattcacTTAAAACCATTAGGGATAAAACAATACACAGTATAGGGTCCCTGGAAACATCATCATTTTAGAGAGAATACACCCGTTCACCTGAGCAGAGTCTGAATGTTAAAGTCTGGATCACACCAGGAATCCAGCAGTGTGACCAGCCGATGCTGAAGGTTCGAGTGGCCGCGTACATACATCTCTGCTAGAGGTAGTTTGTCCAGGAGAATGAGAGGCACACACATCTATAAGGATGAACAGACAACAGGGAAACTGAGTTGAACGGTGTTCTTAAAAGAATTAAGGTTATTTATTAATCATATTGTGAGGGCTGATCTCACCTTTTCCATGTCAAGATCTTTCTGAAGATCAACTTTGACACTGAACACCAGCGCCtgttataaaacacacacacactgtgtacTTGTACTTACACTGGTATTGTTAAATATTGACAATTTcataacttaatttaaataatgctTCTATATACTTCTTTAGTTCCTATGTACGTATAATGCAAAATttgatataataattatatattattgataTAATAACGCATAAATCATATTTGGATGATTCTGCGGAATCTTGctttcaagatgtcaaacatgattctcttaaaaacacaaatttcctttatattcatttaaagcaagGTATGACACGTTTAAAGGCATTCATTTCTAaacttttactgacagtttaacacaatttgtaaaaaaaatattttctcattaccgtaaccttTTAAAACCGTCAATCTCgtagcatgttttgctaaaaacaagCGAAGCCATAATGCCCAAGCAGGTTtttattaatcacacataataaGACATTACTGAATTACATCTTAATAGAATGTgaaatttctttaaatgtgaaaaagcTACCTGTATCGGTAATGAGAAGGGGAAAAGTTGTGTACACAGCGTGATAAGAGAATATTACGTttttaacaagaaaaatataaatgaatttgtTAACTTGTTAGCTATTTAAAAGGTACTAgtagatgtgtttcttcacataaaattaaacttgatgtaaatatatttgtgtgcGTTGTGtgcgtcatttaaaaatgttaccgAGGatgatatttattcatttttattatacatgaataatctgtcaatgatttttttgtcattttagaacGTCTCGTAGAACATCCAATTGTTTTTACTcggtttaaattacaacatatgaTGCACACAAACAAATAGGGATGCGTTACGGTTATGAGAATTTCAtcagaaaaagtaataaaatacataaataattaattccttcgtcaaaattatgttttgtccaaggtagagaacacaattatctttattatgataatttattgtgttatcaaattttgtgttttataattcaaatctttactgccatgatgtttcagcGGTTTCGTGAGAATGACCCATTTAAGAATATACATATCATGGTTTTGTTGTAGTGCTTGTAATCTGtgctaatgtatttttttaacaatatacagtaaataaacgtattgacggtttcagcggcaataacataaacaaacgttatgtggcccaaacttaacttcctgtagacctccgcaaagactgttgagtagttttaatttaatgtaatacaattaatatacaataaaatattaatataaatgaatataagtAAATATAAAATTGATTGTTATACTATAACCAAACAggccagaagttaacttcgtgCCAGGCGCGTGTTCGTTGAAACCATCTCACATAAGTGATAATCATCAATAATATaactaatttaataaaaatgtacttaagtattttagGATGTCCCTAATTCTCAAGAAAACAATATCTGCGAtacaaaaaaagcttttttttcccAAGCAAATATTTCTTTGGGGTAAAATGTGACCATGACATTACGCCACATTACATACATGTTAAATGTATTCAATGAAATGAACATTCATTTTGTCAAACAATTTTTCGATTGATTAAAAAATACAGACAATCGGAAGCTCGTGTATCAGAAAATGCCAATAATCTTAAATGTCAAATATTGGCTATTTTACTGGCAAGGCCAATACAACATCTacatctctctctatatatatatatcatcgAATTATGTTTCCAAAGCAAAAACTGTGAATCCGCTTGTAATAACTGAAGATGACCCCACGCACCTCTTTGTAACAGCAGCAGTCGTGTAGGAAGGACACATGCTCGATCAACAGCGGTTTCTCCAGTGAGCTCAGCTGGTAGATGGTCAGCAGGGGTTCCATATACCCCGGCTGCGAGTCCATCAGGAGCCCTAAGGCCTGCTGCTGTAAACGCAGCCTCGCTTCATCCCCAAGACCTTTTAAACTGGCCTTGGGATTTGTCTTCCAGCGCGTGAACTCTGCGAGGATAAACTGGGGCAGGGTGGTAGATTTGTTCTTCTGGGTGGTAAAACAGTTCTCCAGCACATCCAGCAGCCCAGCTAGAGGTTCCTTCATCTGAGAGAAGCTTTCTGCTAACACCTGCCGCAGCTGAGGGAAGAGGAGAAGGGGCTTTTCAGATGGGCCATCACTCAATATTTATATAGTCAAGTTTGGAAACGCTTGActaaaacaaaatgttgaatGATCTTAATATCAAGGTGTACGCTGAAATGTTTGACATTGCATTAGCAGACATGAAATTATattgtgccaacatatcaaATACTTTcattacagaacacaaaaataaaaaacatttttgaaatggatgacgtGGAACAAATAAGGATAAAAAAAACCCCAGCAAATAAGAGctcgtgtcatttcatacctgtataaatgactttgttctgatgaacacagagaaagatatttggaagaatgttagcaattttcaattctgtgacatcattgactgccatagtagaagaaatgaaatggtagtcaaaggttccccagaactgtttgtgttcctaaattcttcaaaatatctccctttgtgtttttaaatataaaaaaaataaaatcctactatggtagtggatgttgtcacaaaactgaaaattgcttacattcttacaaatatctttctttgtgtttaacagaacaaatacatttatatacatatgaaacaacctgagggtgagtaaatgatgacagaatttttatttttgggtgaactatccctttaagacactgACTtgtatgcccggtttcacagacaaggcttaagactagtcccagactaaaatgaaagtttgagctgtcttaactgaaaataaatttccCTGGCATATGTTAAAACATCAATGCCATCCAAGAGCAAGAAGCTCACTTCTTGAAATTTGTTCGCTATGTCTCCAAAAAAGGATTACAGGCCGAGATATTAGCAATCATCTTTATTCAAAAGCTGCTAAATAAAGTGCTCAGTGCATGTTTAAAATCAACAAACGTTTCGGTCACGTATGACCTTCTTTCGGTGTTTCACATTCTCTCGAACCGTACGATATGACTAGGGCTGAacattaatcgaaatcgaatcgcaatcgcgatgtgagacgttgcgatttgctaatcgcaagaggctgcgatgtgaaacgatgtgaaatataggaaacgcgtctgttccaagcccgctttgagtggcattcttgctaaccaacgagtgagcgcacctccatCCTATGCACtaatcaacaaaaacaaacaaacagaaagcgggagagagagagagtgtgtgtgttattatggcatctgcagagtcagatcgatcatattaggcaaataaatactaaaaaccatccaattcagaagaccgcacacacgcCTGTTATACTCGCgcctcttccccgcgttgcgcgtctgcggatgagccgtttaaacttgacgcgcacacatagccGTTTCATACTCGCTCGTCTCGAGACGAGCCTTTAAACTTgaagcgcacacacagcctgttgccttgacgcacgcgcgcaccctgtgtaactcacgcctagctccggtttcaaacaaatgtaaattctatctaactgttttgctaatttcacttggatgaaattaaacattcagcacattttctacttgttttaaaaaatcccacatacttaaaaaataataaatcagcctatgtaacgaactattttaataattcactaacacaatagaaaatgttatggatttaagggttacaatgggagttgtatttgttttaatggaaactataatagtgtacactggtatttggattctattggtgtgatgtaatcttgaagctgggaaccaattgaacaacagtaagccctatttgaataatgcccaaaacacactacaaaaatgaattttgtaatggttttaatggaaacaattgaatttctgtaatgtttttttgttgttgttttctttcagcagggtaattatacccatactgtgctccacacaacaatattgagctgaagcttgaattagaaaagttaaaatcgcaaatcaaatcgcaatcgcaatgtctgtcaaaaaaatccaattagatattttccccaaatcgcacagcctaCGTATGACCTTCTTTCGGTGTTTCACATTCTCTCGAAACTCTTCACATTTATATCACTTACATATCAACACACCCGTGTCCAATCAACTATTCAATTAATGATAAATCAGCACTTTCATTAGCAATAGACAATTATATCCGGAGGAGAAACGGTCAATCAGACAACCTTAATAAACCATCATTTGGTTGTACAGTGTTAAGACGAAAAATCCATTTAATTTCAGTTTGTNTAAGTGCGTTAAAACACCTTGACAACTGCTATCCCTGCATTTACGGAGACGCTCTGATGTGTAAAAGGAATTGTACTGGACAACTAGTTGTCTGTCACATCACCCGTCACTCCCTGTAATGTTAAATGTGCTAATAAGTGCACGGAGTTGGCGGTAAACTGCTTCTTAATGTTTTGCTCTGTCGATCTATCTACACATTAGCTGCGCTACAGTATGTGCTAGTCTACAAGCGTTCATAGACGCCACAATGCAATGCCAGATTTCTAAATGCATTGGAGGTCTCGCATCATTGTCACCTTTTTTCACCACGATGAGTTTGCCTCCCTGCTAGGGGCGTTGCTTGGAAGTTGCGGATGGTTGCCAAACAAGTTGTATGCCAAACTTTGGTATTTAGGGGTAGGGTTTAAGCCTTAAGCATGAACAACgtgtatctttttttttctgttgaacatttaggaaagcaaacagttctggtgcacttttgactaccatttacatttttcctactatggtagtcaatgatgccccagaaatgtcagttgctaacatttttccaaatatctttctttgtgtccaacaaacaaagacatttttatatgtttggaacaactagatggtgagcaattcatgacagaatattcatttttgggtgaactgtcccttgaaCATGTTGAAATGTTAAGTCAACCCAAAAATAGTAACTACCTGAACATGATCTCTCCAGTTGTCTTCAGACATTGATTTCTGTCAGATCAAGAGAAAGACACATCACAAAAAGACATTGAAATGAT
This genomic interval carries:
- the exd3 gene encoding exonuclease mut-7 homolog isoform X1, encoding MKEPLAGLLDVLENCFTTQKNKSTTLPQFILAEFTRWKTNPKASLKGLGDEARLRLQQQALGLLMDSQPGYMEPLLTIYQLSSLEKPLLIEHVSFLHDCCCYKEALVFSVKVDLQKDLDMEKMCVPLILLDKLPLAEMYVRGHSNLQHRLVTLLDSWCDPDFNIQTLLSQYPQLVLSKHQTDQIQPKLLSKHVFRLMEKFCIDPSMCLNSVYKRKLDSLRFLMYKTFGEKSMSEDNWRDHVQAMVEGHTELQVQLLQLLVKHCSLQTAAQWSAHYAIPRNRLPIGVWDKIQSLSPKQLEINSVSAPSESWMPPHSDQQKYYQFPLARENIHFVKTLDELERCKEAVLKDGFVVGVDMEWRACFGTIPSQHVALIQLAMQGHVFLLDLCAHDISQHSATVGFIRALLLHKNILKLGYGMCGDLRSLVSTWPELKEEPLKIEGVLDLLHIHQELQRCWLGRRGRRSVEVSEGPAEKGLSLLVQQVLGKPLNKMEQLSNWERRPLRTSQLRYAATDAYCLLDVYLTLSKDPKGYGLQEDLRTIPSIQTSKSRKEKKPKDKSNKAKRREARQKENEPHFVEDEGFKVNSEYQGPTITPQELRVVCDNMLQGLGRYLRCLGVDVKMLENTDDHKVAAEMARADGRVILTAGQPYQSLRSQVAEGRCLTLDCSEKARDQAVRVLRHFHVYLTPADIFSRCQACNCNEYLKLPREDMTRIMKERGLLQDIVPKRDGCMPQAETQADYNSWRPPEGPQFTPHCRWAPHTALDPQTLKFPSGAEVQFETVPPGLLPRIPVYFICTGCGKVFWEGTHFDRVLSQFQEVLHIEDGATNA